AGCCCGATTTACTTTTAAATCTCCACCAATTACACTAATGCATGATGATTTATTTCTGAACTTTCTGGCTATTTTTCTAATTTCATTAACATTGCCGGAATCTATTTCTAAAGTATAATCTATGCCAATGTCCAAATTATCCTGCAAATCCTTTTTAAACTCTAAAGCTTTGGCAAATTTATTTTGATTATAAGAAAAATTAATATGATCCCAACCATACTTTGAAGCTTCCTCAGCTAATTTCAAATTATTATCATAGCTGTTTCCTTTAACATTTAAATCAAAAAACATTTTAAAAATCCTATTGAATCATTTATATTAAATATTAAATTTTATTTATTATTAATAGTTATGGAAAAAGCATTAAAAAAAAGAAAATAAATTTTTGTAGACTACTACAAAAATCTAAAAAATTCCCAATGGAGGAGAATTAAATATTGCATAGACAATTAAAGCCATAAATACAATATTTATAAGAACTCCAAATTTTATAGAACTATTAATATTTTCCCGCCTGGAATATTGGAAAACAATATAAAAATAATCTGCAGAGATTAAAAAGAACAATAAAAACATGAAATAAGTAAATGGGAATAGACTTACATCACTTCCAGTTACCAAAGTTCCTATCATAGCTAAAACAAGCAGGAAAATAAAAATATTACCATATCTAATATTCATATCTAACACATATTTTTTTAAAATATTTATTCTTTTATTTAAAAAAACTAGAATAAATTATCACATTCATCAGATTATTACTTAAAAATTTGATGATTATTATATTATTTATAATTAGGATAATAAATACTTTTATAATTTTAGAATAAACATGAAAAAATAATTGACAGAATACTTAAAAAATGAACAAAAAAATAAAAAATAAGTGATTGCAATAATCACTTAAACAGAAACCGATGACGGCAAAGTACCGGTACTTCCATATTGAAGCAAAATAGCTATTTCAATATCCAACATTTTAGACGGAGAAATATCTGGAACACCACCTGCATAAATTCCGACATAGTTTGGAACCTGACCGTTTCTATCAATCCATGAAGCAAATCTGTCAGACATATCCACATAATTAGCCTGAGCTATTGAATTTGAATAATCACGACCGCTAGGATGAGGTGCATAAGACGGATTTCCAACAGAAATAGTTGCTCCGCTATCTCCATGACCAATCAGGGACACGGATTTTGTTAAAATATAGAGACACTGTGATTTGGATAAGGACAATGACTTATAATTAACCGGGAAATTGCCACCATTATCTTTAATAGCCTGTGCTAATCCAGGTGCTTCAGAAACTGGAAAACTACTTAAAGACAGTGACTGGACTCCGGAATCCCCACTTACAGAAGATGATGATGAAGAAGCATCTGAAGACATCCCCTCATCAGAACCGCTGAACATTCCAGTACCGATAGCTGCAAAAACAACAATCAAAACAACTATCAATGCAACTAAACCTACAATAATTATATTTTTGCTTTTTTCGTCATCTCCTGCAGATGCAGGAACATGACTTAAAGTTCCTTTATTTTTAATTTGACTTCCACAATATTTACAAAATTTTGAATTATCAGGTAAATCTTTTCCACATTTAGGACAAAACATTAAAACTCCTCATTCGTATTTATAAAATTCAACAGACCAACTTACAGTTTCATAATAATCAATATTGAAAGTTTCTGAAGACGATGATTCATAAGTAAGAGAATCATACCTACTTGCAACTGCACTTCTAGAACCCCAATCAACACCAGCTGACTGACCGTTAGAACCTGAAACATATAAATGATTAGTAGCATAATTTTTAATAGGATATGCTGTAATCTTAACCATTATTTTACCTGCAGGAACACTAACAGCCTGGGAACCTGAACCTGAACCCGAATATGAACCTATTAATTTCCATTCACCAGATTTGCTTGAGCTGGATTCAGAACTTGAAGTGGAACTAGATTCATCAACTGAAGATGTGGAATCAGCTGAACTATCTGAAGAATAGTCGCTTGACTGATCTGCACCACCTTCATTTAAATTTATTGCAAAATAGCCGATTGCGCATATAAGAACAATAATAATTGCAGTTAAACCAACAATCAAATATTTTGTATTATTTCCATTTTTTTGTTGAGTCGGGGCTTCATTTTGCTGGACTAACGATGCACCGCAACGGGTGCAAAATTTAGCTTTTTCATTATTTTCAAACCCACAATTTTCACATTTCATAATATCAAAAAAATTTTAGTTAATCATTATTATTTTTAACACAAGATACATATTAATTTAATTATATGATTTTTAGATTAGGTAATAATCTCTTCAATTAAAGATTCACTAGATGTGCATATAGTTACTTCATTACCTGTGTTCTTATCATAATACACAAACATATATGAACTATATACATCAAAAGGCTCTTTAATCCACCCTTCTGTTCCATCAATGAATTTTCGAGAATATAATGCATCTTTAGACATTTCATTTAGCCAAGACTTTGATTCAAATTTTACTGTAATAAGAAAACAATCATTATCACTATTTTTATAAATATATGTGTCACCACCATCAGTTTCATTTACTTTACTATAACCTGCAGGAATATTAAAATCAACTCCATTGATTGTTTCAATATGTGATGTTGACATAGCTAAAACAATTAATAAAATAACTATTGCTGCGACAATTAATCCACCAATAACAAGCCCATTATTTCCTAAAATCTCATTATCTGATGATTTAATTGTTGGAGATTTATTATTTTTAATATCAAAACCACATTCACTGCAAAAAGTAGCATCATCATCTAATTTTCTGCCACAGTTTGGACAAAATTGCATTAATTACACCTTTTTATTAAATTTCCATCGTAAAAACACTTTTTAACATTACAGAAAAAACAAAATTGTTTTTATGTTGTGTTTATAATTTATATTCCAATTAAAATATAAATATTTCTTTTTAAAACCTATAAACAGATTTAAATAAAAGTATAAAAAGTAAAAATAAAAAAAAGATTAAAGAAATTAGTTTCCGAGTGTTTCTCTAATTCCCTTAATAGTGTACCTTGCATAGAGGTAATTTAAGATACTGGCAGCAGCACGTCCGATAGCCAATCCTGCCCAAATACCAATTAATCCCCAGCCCAAATAAATTCCGAAGAAAAATGTGGCTCCGACAGTGAAAATAACTTCCCTTATAATTGTCCAGGATAAACTGATTGTTCCTTTTCCAATTCCCTGATAAAAGAAAGTTGAAGCCATTCCTGCACCGGTTAAAGGTAGAGAAAGACAGGCTATTTGCAAATATCTGGTTATTTCCGGAACCAAATGTGCAGTTTCAGCAGTATATGCAAATATAGTAGATAACTGAGTTGCAAAAACTACTAAAATAAGAGTTACACATGTTCCAAATATTATTCCAAATTTTGCACCGAATTTATGTGCTCTTGAAATATACTCTCCGTTTTTAGCTCCAAATGAACTGCCTACAACTGCTGTAACTGCTGTTCCAATAGCTGTAAGCGGCATTATTGCAAACAAGTATAATCTCTGACCTGATGTAAATGACGCTATTCCAAATTCTCCGGCAATTGAAGAAATAAATATCATATACAAAGACATTGCAATAGACATTACAAGCATATCCATTGATGCTGGAATACCTACTTTTAAAATATCTTTAGCTATGCTGGAATCAAATTTAAATTCACCTAAATTAACATCCACATATGTGTCCTTTTTAACTAAAATCCAATATAATATAACAATAGCTGAGCAGATGGAACTTAAAATTGTTGCAATAGCTGCTCCTGCTGATCCCCATCCTAAAATGTAAATACATATCGGATCTAAAATTGCATTTAATATTACAGAAACAACAACTGCATACATTGCTCTTTTCATATCTCCTTCTCCACGAAGGATACCACTTGCACCATTTGCAAATATAAAAGCAAATAAACCTAAAAATAGAGGAGTTCCATATTTAATTCCCTGAGCTAATGACTCACCACTTGCTCCGTATAATTTAAGCAAGGGTTCCTGAAGAATTAACAATACAATTGTTAAAACTACGGAAGCTATTAAAAAAATCAGCAAAGAATGTGCTGCTGACTGACTGGCTTTCTTATGATTTTTAGCTCCAACAAAACGACTTATACTACTTGTTGCACCACTTCCAAGTCCTACACTTACCCCATTCAATATCATGAAAATCGGAGTTATAAAACCAATACCTGCAATAGCTTCCTGACCAAGCCCTGCTATCCATACCCCATCAATAATATTATATGATGCTGTTAAAAGCATAGAAATCATAATTGGAATCGCCAATTTCTTAAC
This genomic stretch from Methanobrevibacter smithii ATCC 35061 harbors:
- a CDS encoding zinc ribbon domain-containing protein: MFCPKCGKDLPDNSKFCKYCGSQIKNKGTLSHVPASAGDDEKSKNIIIVGLVALIVVLIVVFAAIGTGMFSGSDEGMSSDASSSSSSVSGDSGVQSLSLSSFPVSEAPGLAQAIKDNGGNFPVNYKSLSLSKSQCLYILTKSVSLIGHGDSGATISVGNPSYAPHPSGRDYSNSIAQANYVDMSDRFASWIDRNGQVPNYVGIYAGGVPDISPSKMLDIEIAILLQYGSTGTLPSSVSV
- a CDS encoding zinc-ribbon domain-containing protein, which encodes MKCENCGFENNEKAKFCTRCGASLVQQNEAPTQQKNGNNTKYLIVGLTAIIIVLICAIGYFAINLNEGGADQSSDYSSDSSADSTSSVDESSSTSSSESSSSKSGEWKLIGSYSGSGSGSQAVSVPAGKIMVKITAYPIKNYATNHLYVSGSNGQSAGVDWGSRSAVASRYDSLTYESSSSETFNIDYYETVSWSVEFYKYE
- a CDS encoding zinc-ribbon domain-containing protein, which translates into the protein MQFCPNCGRKLDDDATFCSECGFDIKNNKSPTIKSSDNEILGNNGLVIGGLIVAAIVILLIVLAMSTSHIETINGVDFNIPAGYSKVNETDGGDTYIYKNSDNDCFLITVKFESKSWLNEMSKDALYSRKFIDGTEGWIKEPFDVYSSYMFVYYDKNTGNEVTICTSSESLIEEIIT
- a CDS encoding MATE family efflux transporter → MANKNVEVMRGNPETAVKKLAIPIMISMLLTASYNIIDGVWIAGLGQEAIAGIGFITPIFMILNGVSVGLGSGATSSISRFVGAKNHKKASQSAAHSLLIFLIASVVLTIVLLILQEPLLKLYGASGESLAQGIKYGTPLFLGLFAFIFANGASGILRGEGDMKRAMYAVVVSVILNAILDPICIYILGWGSAGAAIATILSSICSAIVILYWILVKKDTYVDVNLGEFKFDSSIAKDILKVGIPASMDMLVMSIAMSLYMIFISSIAGEFGIASFTSGQRLYLFAIMPLTAIGTAVTAVVGSSFGAKNGEYISRAHKFGAKFGIIFGTCVTLILVVFATQLSTIFAYTAETAHLVPEITRYLQIACLSLPLTGAGMASTFFYQGIGKGTISLSWTIIREVIFTVGATFFFGIYLGWGLIGIWAGLAIGRAAASILNYLYARYTIKGIRETLGN